A region from the Manihot esculenta cultivar AM560-2 chromosome 13, M.esculenta_v8, whole genome shotgun sequence genome encodes:
- the LOC122721529 gene encoding uncharacterized protein LOC122721529, giving the protein MENQEDEASTTQQPSSTYYLFLTIMSKRRTWVCLFVLVYAILLSTSWNFLKSVLSWCKEQSQVTTAASCGWPALYASVLLGAVFGFLSMVAALAVAVPATLVIWITVLVLLTFFGKPRRALVIEGRKITREIVGCVLKILLKEGNVVAAVCAVLGYFALVRRNYEGN; this is encoded by the coding sequence ATGgaaaatcaagaagatgaagcTTCAACAACACAACAGCCATCCTCAACATATTATCTATTCTTAACAATTATGAGCAAAAGGAGAACATGGGTATGTCTTTTTGTGTTAGTATATGCAATCCTCTTATCAACCTCATGGAATTTTCTAAAATCTGTACTTTCTTGGTGCAAAGAGCAAAGCCAAGTCACTACTGCAGCTTCTTGTGGGTGGCCTGCGTTGTATGCGTCTGTTCTTTTAGGGGCTGTTTTTGGATTCCTTTCAATGGTTGCAGCTCTTGCAGTGGCTGTGCCAGCCACCTTGGTAATATGGATCACAGTTCTGGTCTTGTTGACTTTCTTTGGAAAGCCAAGGAGGGCATTGGTGATTGAGGGAAGAAAGATCACTAGAGAAATTGTTGGGTGTGTGTTAAAGATTTTGTTAAAGGAAGGGAATGTTGTGGCTGCTGTTTGTGCTGTTCTAGGCTACTTTGCTCTGGTTAGAAGGAATTATGAAGGCAATTGA
- the LOC122721588 gene encoding probable serine/threonine-protein kinase At1g54610 isoform X1 — translation MGCISSKDSRTNSPKERQSRKGSLDKKTNGSNVLYDDQIEKKQIENQIERKNVENCEVAVISHPQIEINKTEKRDVSVCSHPGWGRVPKSLEAEQIAVGWPSWLASAAGEAIRGWVPRRANTFEKLDRIGQGTYSNVYKARDVTNDKIVAIKKVRFDNSDPDSVKFMAREIHILRRLDHPNIIKLEGLITSQTSSSLYLVFEYIEHDLTGLASLPGIKFTEPQIKCYMQQLLSGLDHCHSHGVLHRDIKGSNLLIDDKGILKIADFGLASFFDPKSSAQLTSRVVTLWYRAPELLLGATRYGVAIDLWSTGCILGELYDGKPILPGRTEVEQLHKIFKLCGSPSEDYWRNLKLPHSSVIKPQRPYRRCVAETFKDLPTPALGLMETLLSMDPANRGTAAFALRDKFFRSKPFACDPSSLPKYPPSKEIDAKLRDEARRQGAIGLKGNGPHESSAALASNANPRIATLMQERRHPNANSRGEVFNSHKGQTVSGFLVDPSKQTQAAKEGRRDFPENQHKKVSHSGPLVQGTGWTKAGKDGNNPSTVLSTRTKRQKLEGGRTFVSTEVSHQNNHWKPHLTEPKTPLLHTTLRARPPKVKSSLELEKEELEKIPKFKARPLNKKLSLNSEPHIANPVPRNTLPNPFHLHTEERGAKKDRKFVLDLILKRVEEERARIPKANPYPYTTDYRVVPPKPEPKPCTKPEPFQLESLVRHEEEMQREVEERQRLEKEEANMRIFKAQPVIKEDPIPLPEKVRKPVTQVDQFSLHTDNRAVDRAKFHHKLKVKEQLYKRYREESEAARMIEEEKALKQLRRTMVPHARPVPSFDHPFCPKKSSRETTKAKSPNLRVLRRKERQRMMINNAVSSPASCMR, via the exons ATGGGTTGCATTTCCTCTAAGGATAGTAGAACAAACAGCCCAAAAGAGAGGCAATCGCGTAAAGGGTCATTGGATAAGAAAACAAATGGTTCGAATGTTTTATATGATGATCAGATAGAGAAAAAACAAATAGAGAATCAGATCGAGAGAAAGAATGTAGAAAATTGTGAAGTTGCTGTTATAAGTCATCCTCagattgaaataaataagacaGAGAAGCGTGACGTTTCAGTTTGTAGTCATCCGGGTTGGGGAAGGGTGCCAAAGAGTTTGGAAGCAGAGCAGATTGCTGTAGGATGGCCATCTTGGCTTGCCTCAGCAGCAGGAGAAGCCATCAGGGGATGGGTGCCCCGGCGTGCGAATACATTTGAGAAATTAGATAGA ATTGGCCAAGGAACTTACAGCAATGTTTACAAGGCCCGTGATGTCACTAATGATAAAATTGTAGCTATAAAAAAGGTTCGGTTTGATAATAGTGATCCAGATAGTGTCAAATTCATGGCCCGTGAAATTCATATTTTGCGTAGGCTGGATCATCCCAATATAATTAAATTGGAAGGCTTGATAACATCTCAGACATCTTCCAGTTTGTACCTCGTCTTCGAGTACATAGAACATGATCTTACTGGACTTGCATCGCTTCCTGGCATTAAGTTCACAGAACCACAG ATCAAATGCTACATGCAGCAACTATTAAGTGGACTTGATCATTGCCATAGTCACGGCGTTCTGCATCGTGATATTAAGGGTTCAAATCTTCTTATTGATGACAAAGGAATCTTGAAAATTGCGGATTTTGGTTTAGCAAGTTTCTTTGATCCTAAAAGTAGTGCTCAGTTGACAAGCCGTGTGGTGACCCTTTGGTATAGAGCTCCAGAACTTTTACTTGGAGCCACTCGCTATGGAGTTGCTATAGATTTATGGAGCACTGGTTGCATTCTTGGCGAACTGTACGATGGCAAACCTATTTTGCCTGGAAGAACTGAG GTGGAGCAACTGCATAAGATTTTTAAGCTCTGTGGTTCACCCTCTGAGGATTATTGGAGAAATTTGAAGTTACCTCATTCATCTGTAATCAAGCCTCAACGACCATACAGACGATGTGTTGCAGAAACATTTAAAGACTTACCCACTCCTGCACTTGGACTCATGGAGACCTTGCTTTCCATGGATCCAGCCAACCGTGGAACTGCAGCTTTTGCTCTTAGGGACAAG TTCTTCAGATCAAAACCATTTGCTTGCGATCCTTCAAGTTTGCCCAAATATCCTCCCAGCAAAGAAATTGATGCTAAATTGCGGGATGAAGCTAGAAG GCAAGGAGCAATTGGACTCAAGGGGAATGGACCACATGAATCTAGTGCTGCTCTAGCATCAAATGCGAATCCCAGAATAGCAACATTGATGCAG GAAAGACGACATCCAAATGCAAATAGCAGAGGTGAAGTATTCAACTCTCACAAGGGGCAAACTGTTTCTGGTTTTCTGGTTGATCCTTCTAAACAAACTCAAGCTGCAAAAGAAGGGAGAAGAGATTTCCCAGAGAATCAACATAAGAAAGTTTCGCACTCTGGCCCATTGGTCCAGGGGACAGGCTGGACAAAGGCCGGAAAGGATGGTAACAATCCTAGTACTGTGTTGTCAACCAGAACCAAACGGCAGAAGCTAGAAGGAGGAAGAACATTCGTTTCAACAGAGGTGTCCCATCAG AATAATCACTGGAAGCCTCATCTTACTGAACCTAAAACTCCTCTTCTTCACACTACTTTGAGAGCCCGACCTCCAAAGGTGAAAAGTTCTCTTGAGCTTGAAAAAGAGGAACTTGAAAAGATCCCTAAATTTAAGGCCAGGCCTTTGAATAAGAAG CTTTCATTAAACTCGGAACCTCACATTGCCAATCCAGTTCCAAGAAACACACTACCAAATCCATTCCATCTCCACACTGAG GAAAGGGGGGCTAAAAAGGATAGGAAATTTGTACTGGACCTTATCCTGAAGCGGGTGGAGGAGGAAAGGGCCAGGATTCCAAAGGCTAATCCATATCCTTACACTACCGACTACCGCGTG GTTCCTCCTAAACCAGAGCCAAAACCATGCACAAAACCAGAACCTTTCCAGTTGGAGAGTCTAGTGAGACACGAGGAGGAAATGCAAAGGGAAGTGGAAGAAAGACAGAGGCTTGAGAAAGAAGAGGCCAATATGAGGATATTCAAAGCACAGCCAGTCATAAAAGA GGACCCAATTCCACTACCAGAGAAAGTGCGGAAACCCGTTACACAAGTTGACCAATTTAGTCTCCATACAGATAACAGGGCTGTGGATAGGGCAAAATTTCATCACAAG TTGAAGGTGAAAGAACAATTATACAAGAGATACAGGGAGGAAAGTGAAGCTGCAAGAATG ATAGAGGAAGAGAAGGCACTAAAACAATTAAGGAGAACAATGGTTCCTCATGCAAGGCCTGTGCCAAGCTTTGACCATCCATTCTGCCCCAAGAA ATCTTCCAGGGAAACCACAAAAGCAAAGTCACCAAATTTGCGGGTGCTTCGAAGAAAAGAAAGGCAGAGGATGATGATAAATAATGCAGTTTCCAGCCCCGCTTCATGTATGAGGTGA
- the LOC122721588 gene encoding probable serine/threonine-protein kinase At1g54610 isoform X2 has translation MGCISSKDSRTNSPKERQSRKGSLDKKTNGSNVLYDDQIEKKQIENQIERKNVENCEVAVISHPQIEINKTEKRDVSVCSHPGWGRVPKSLEAEQIAVGWPSWLASAAGEAIRGWVPRRANTFEKLDRIGQGTYSNVYKARDVTNDKIVAIKKVRFDNSDPDSVKFMAREIHILRRLDHPNIIKLEGLITSQTSSSLYLVFEYIEHDLTGLASLPGIKFTEPQIKCYMQQLLSGLDHCHSHGVLHRDIKGSNLLIDDKGILKIADFGLASFFDPKSSAQLTSRVVTLWYRAPELLLGATRYGVAIDLWSTGCILGELYDGKPILPGRTEVEQLHKIFKLCGSPSEDYWRNLKLPHSSVIKPQRPYRRCVAETFKDLPTPALGLMETLLSMDPANRGTAAFALRDKFFRSKPFACDPSSLPKYPPSKEIDAKLRDEARRQGAIGLKGNGPHESSAALASNANPRIATLMQERRHPNANSRGEVFNSHKGQTVSGFLVDPSKQTQAAKEGRRDFPENQHKKVSHSGPLVQGTGWTKAGKDGNNPSTVLSTRTKRQKLEGGRTFVSTEVSHQNNHWKPHLTEPKTPLLHTTLRARPPKVKSSLELEKEELEKIPKFKARPLNKKLSLNSEPHIANPVPRNTLPNPFHLHTEERGAKKDRKFVLDLILKRVEEERARIPKANPYPYTTDYRVVPPKPEPKPCTKPEPFQLESLVRHEEEMQREVEERQRLEKEEANMRIFKAQPVIKEDPIPLPEKVRKPVTQVDQFSLHTDNRAVDRAKFHHKIEEEKALKQLRRTMVPHARPVPSFDHPFCPKKSSRETTKAKSPNLRVLRRKERQRMMINNAVSSPASCMR, from the exons ATGGGTTGCATTTCCTCTAAGGATAGTAGAACAAACAGCCCAAAAGAGAGGCAATCGCGTAAAGGGTCATTGGATAAGAAAACAAATGGTTCGAATGTTTTATATGATGATCAGATAGAGAAAAAACAAATAGAGAATCAGATCGAGAGAAAGAATGTAGAAAATTGTGAAGTTGCTGTTATAAGTCATCCTCagattgaaataaataagacaGAGAAGCGTGACGTTTCAGTTTGTAGTCATCCGGGTTGGGGAAGGGTGCCAAAGAGTTTGGAAGCAGAGCAGATTGCTGTAGGATGGCCATCTTGGCTTGCCTCAGCAGCAGGAGAAGCCATCAGGGGATGGGTGCCCCGGCGTGCGAATACATTTGAGAAATTAGATAGA ATTGGCCAAGGAACTTACAGCAATGTTTACAAGGCCCGTGATGTCACTAATGATAAAATTGTAGCTATAAAAAAGGTTCGGTTTGATAATAGTGATCCAGATAGTGTCAAATTCATGGCCCGTGAAATTCATATTTTGCGTAGGCTGGATCATCCCAATATAATTAAATTGGAAGGCTTGATAACATCTCAGACATCTTCCAGTTTGTACCTCGTCTTCGAGTACATAGAACATGATCTTACTGGACTTGCATCGCTTCCTGGCATTAAGTTCACAGAACCACAG ATCAAATGCTACATGCAGCAACTATTAAGTGGACTTGATCATTGCCATAGTCACGGCGTTCTGCATCGTGATATTAAGGGTTCAAATCTTCTTATTGATGACAAAGGAATCTTGAAAATTGCGGATTTTGGTTTAGCAAGTTTCTTTGATCCTAAAAGTAGTGCTCAGTTGACAAGCCGTGTGGTGACCCTTTGGTATAGAGCTCCAGAACTTTTACTTGGAGCCACTCGCTATGGAGTTGCTATAGATTTATGGAGCACTGGTTGCATTCTTGGCGAACTGTACGATGGCAAACCTATTTTGCCTGGAAGAACTGAG GTGGAGCAACTGCATAAGATTTTTAAGCTCTGTGGTTCACCCTCTGAGGATTATTGGAGAAATTTGAAGTTACCTCATTCATCTGTAATCAAGCCTCAACGACCATACAGACGATGTGTTGCAGAAACATTTAAAGACTTACCCACTCCTGCACTTGGACTCATGGAGACCTTGCTTTCCATGGATCCAGCCAACCGTGGAACTGCAGCTTTTGCTCTTAGGGACAAG TTCTTCAGATCAAAACCATTTGCTTGCGATCCTTCAAGTTTGCCCAAATATCCTCCCAGCAAAGAAATTGATGCTAAATTGCGGGATGAAGCTAGAAG GCAAGGAGCAATTGGACTCAAGGGGAATGGACCACATGAATCTAGTGCTGCTCTAGCATCAAATGCGAATCCCAGAATAGCAACATTGATGCAG GAAAGACGACATCCAAATGCAAATAGCAGAGGTGAAGTATTCAACTCTCACAAGGGGCAAACTGTTTCTGGTTTTCTGGTTGATCCTTCTAAACAAACTCAAGCTGCAAAAGAAGGGAGAAGAGATTTCCCAGAGAATCAACATAAGAAAGTTTCGCACTCTGGCCCATTGGTCCAGGGGACAGGCTGGACAAAGGCCGGAAAGGATGGTAACAATCCTAGTACTGTGTTGTCAACCAGAACCAAACGGCAGAAGCTAGAAGGAGGAAGAACATTCGTTTCAACAGAGGTGTCCCATCAG AATAATCACTGGAAGCCTCATCTTACTGAACCTAAAACTCCTCTTCTTCACACTACTTTGAGAGCCCGACCTCCAAAGGTGAAAAGTTCTCTTGAGCTTGAAAAAGAGGAACTTGAAAAGATCCCTAAATTTAAGGCCAGGCCTTTGAATAAGAAG CTTTCATTAAACTCGGAACCTCACATTGCCAATCCAGTTCCAAGAAACACACTACCAAATCCATTCCATCTCCACACTGAG GAAAGGGGGGCTAAAAAGGATAGGAAATTTGTACTGGACCTTATCCTGAAGCGGGTGGAGGAGGAAAGGGCCAGGATTCCAAAGGCTAATCCATATCCTTACACTACCGACTACCGCGTG GTTCCTCCTAAACCAGAGCCAAAACCATGCACAAAACCAGAACCTTTCCAGTTGGAGAGTCTAGTGAGACACGAGGAGGAAATGCAAAGGGAAGTGGAAGAAAGACAGAGGCTTGAGAAAGAAGAGGCCAATATGAGGATATTCAAAGCACAGCCAGTCATAAAAGA GGACCCAATTCCACTACCAGAGAAAGTGCGGAAACCCGTTACACAAGTTGACCAATTTAGTCTCCATACAGATAACAGGGCTGTGGATAGGGCAAAATTTCATCACAAG ATAGAGGAAGAGAAGGCACTAAAACAATTAAGGAGAACAATGGTTCCTCATGCAAGGCCTGTGCCAAGCTTTGACCATCCATTCTGCCCCAAGAA ATCTTCCAGGGAAACCACAAAAGCAAAGTCACCAAATTTGCGGGTGCTTCGAAGAAAAGAAAGGCAGAGGATGATGATAAATAATGCAGTTTCCAGCCCCGCTTCATGTATGAGGTGA